A part of Hippopotamus amphibius kiboko isolate mHipAmp2 chromosome 16, mHipAmp2.hap2, whole genome shotgun sequence genomic DNA contains:
- the C16H16orf46 gene encoding uncharacterized protein C16orf46 homolog isoform X1, protein MDLGQKNEPELENSEDNEIQSTEETELIYTCPDGRSEKNHVHCLLNISDIALEQDEKAKEFVIGTGWEEAVRGWGRISPTACIWSKKKLKNARVGESASSCLLCVSLSRRSLEARLQSEVGKLESGASGPAEVGPEKDGGSLSQTLAPAPGPTTASREVNKICSPTYSQGEKKSLQIKEFIWHLEDWATPETVRGKDPRSPGGRSTDRSPPVSDSLTSKALLVLPPLKASPPNGLDVLGKKSKNFMQPEEKELNVEKDEGVACAYGVKTVDGTGEKRLTELAEHHKVKEMQPFPTPVAWTPLLADPEPCCLHWSLLPEKNLACPPHHHNVGYLATLRLLQKQGARNYKAKYKAREPRPPVKTPKRVLAEAKQENRPQRLEAKVLSRPLLPSLTVSRVVIPVSTHRLL, encoded by the exons ATGGATCTCGGTCAGAAAAATGAGCCTGAATTAGAAAATAGTGAAGATAATGAAATTCAAAGCACAGAAGAAACTGAATTAATCTATACTTGTCCGGATGGAAGAAGTGAAAAGAATCATGTTCATTGTCTTCTCAATATCAGTGACATTGCACTTGAACAAGACGAAAAAGCCAAAGAGTTTGTCATCGGCACTGGATGGGAAGAAGCA GTCCGAGGCTGGGGAAGGATTTCTCCAACTGCCTGCATCTGGTCCAAGAAAAAGCTTAAAAACGCAAGAGTGGGAGAAAGTGCCAGCAGCTGCTTACTCTGTGTCAGTCTCTCCCGAAGaagcctggaggccaggcttcAGTCGGAGGTGGGGAAGTTGGAGTCAGGGGCTTCTGGTCCAGCTGAGGTGGGCCCGGAGAAGGATGGAGGCAGCCTCTCCCAGACCCTggcccccgccccaggccccaCCACTGCCTCCAGGGAAGTTAACAAGATCTGCTCTCCCACTTAcagtcagggagagaaaaaaagtctgcaaataaaggAGTTTATTTGGCACCTGGAAGACTGGGCCACCCCCGAGACTGTTAGGGGCAAGGACCCCAGAAGCCCTGGCGGCAGAAGCACTGACAGAAGTCCCCCTGTCTCAGACTCCTTGACTTCCAAAGCCCTTTTAGTTCTACCTCCCCTGAAGGCTTCACCCCCAAATGGCTTGGATGTTCTGGGTAAGAAGAGTAAGAACTTCATGCAGCCAGAAGAGAAGGAGCTGAATGTGGAGAAGGATGAGGGTGTGGCTTGTGCATATGGAGTGAAAACAGTTGACGGGACAGGTGAAAAGAGGCTCACTGAGCTGGCCGAGCACCATAAGGTCAAGGAAATGCAGCCTTTCCCCACCCCTGTGGCCTGGACACCCCTGCTGGCTGATCCCGAGCCCTGCTGCCTGCACTGGTCCCTCCTGCCTGAAAAAAACCTGGCgtgccctccccaccaccacaaCGTTGGCTATCTTGCCACCTTGCGGCTTTTGCAGAAACAAGGAGCACGGAACTACAAAGCCAAATACAAAGCTAGGGAGCCAAGACCTCCTGTGAAAACTCCGAAGCGCGTTCTCGCAGAGGCCAAGCAGGAAAACAGGCCCCAAAGGTTGGAGGCCAAAGTGCTCTCAAGACCTCTCTTGCCATCCCTCACAGTGAGCAGAGTTGTTATTCCTGTTTCCACTCACAGACTCCTCTGA
- the C16H16orf46 gene encoding uncharacterized protein C16orf46 homolog isoform X2 — protein MDLGQKNEPELENSEDNEIQSTEETELIYTCPDGRSEKNHVHCLLNISDIALEQDEKAKEFVIGTGWEEAVRGWGRISPTACIWSKKKLKNARVGESASSCLLCVSLSRRSLEARLQSEVGKLESGASGPAEVGPEKDGGSLSQTLAPAPGPTTASREVNKICSPTYSQGEKKSLQIKEFIWHLEDWATPETVRGKDPRSPGGRSTDRSPPVSDSLTSKALLVLPPLKASPPNGLDVLGKKSKNFMQPEEKELNVEKDEGVACAYGVKTVDGTGEKRLTELAEHHKVKEMQPFPTPVAWTPLLADPEPCCLHWSLLPEKNLACPPHHHNVGYLATLRLLQKQGARNYKAKYKAREPRPPVKTPKRVLAEAKQENRPQRLEAKVLSRPLLPSLTHRKKKIK, from the exons ATGGATCTCGGTCAGAAAAATGAGCCTGAATTAGAAAATAGTGAAGATAATGAAATTCAAAGCACAGAAGAAACTGAATTAATCTATACTTGTCCGGATGGAAGAAGTGAAAAGAATCATGTTCATTGTCTTCTCAATATCAGTGACATTGCACTTGAACAAGACGAAAAAGCCAAAGAGTTTGTCATCGGCACTGGATGGGAAGAAGCA GTCCGAGGCTGGGGAAGGATTTCTCCAACTGCCTGCATCTGGTCCAAGAAAAAGCTTAAAAACGCAAGAGTGGGAGAAAGTGCCAGCAGCTGCTTACTCTGTGTCAGTCTCTCCCGAAGaagcctggaggccaggcttcAGTCGGAGGTGGGGAAGTTGGAGTCAGGGGCTTCTGGTCCAGCTGAGGTGGGCCCGGAGAAGGATGGAGGCAGCCTCTCCCAGACCCTggcccccgccccaggccccaCCACTGCCTCCAGGGAAGTTAACAAGATCTGCTCTCCCACTTAcagtcagggagagaaaaaaagtctgcaaataaaggAGTTTATTTGGCACCTGGAAGACTGGGCCACCCCCGAGACTGTTAGGGGCAAGGACCCCAGAAGCCCTGGCGGCAGAAGCACTGACAGAAGTCCCCCTGTCTCAGACTCCTTGACTTCCAAAGCCCTTTTAGTTCTACCTCCCCTGAAGGCTTCACCCCCAAATGGCTTGGATGTTCTGGGTAAGAAGAGTAAGAACTTCATGCAGCCAGAAGAGAAGGAGCTGAATGTGGAGAAGGATGAGGGTGTGGCTTGTGCATATGGAGTGAAAACAGTTGACGGGACAGGTGAAAAGAGGCTCACTGAGCTGGCCGAGCACCATAAGGTCAAGGAAATGCAGCCTTTCCCCACCCCTGTGGCCTGGACACCCCTGCTGGCTGATCCCGAGCCCTGCTGCCTGCACTGGTCCCTCCTGCCTGAAAAAAACCTGGCgtgccctccccaccaccacaaCGTTGGCTATCTTGCCACCTTGCGGCTTTTGCAGAAACAAGGAGCACGGAACTACAAAGCCAAATACAAAGCTAGGGAGCCAAGACCTCCTGTGAAAACTCCGAAGCGCGTTCTCGCAGAGGCCAAGCAGGAAAACAGGCCCCAAAGGTTGGAGGCCAAAGTGCTCTCAAGACCTCTCTTGCCATCCCTCACA Cacaggaaaaagaagataaagtag